One Deltaproteobacteria bacterium DNA segment encodes these proteins:
- a CDS encoding DUF72 domain-containing protein, with protein MKGSGTIHIGTSGWHYHHWKGPFYPDYLSAEDMLPYYSGRFHTVEINNSFYRLPKKTTLERWKETVPPDFVFSLKASRYITHMKKLKDPSKGVPPLLEAAGVLGEKLGPVLFQLPPRWRMNPERLDPFLQFLSSDFRYAFEFRDPSWFADAVYETLAKHGAAFCIYHMEERLSPKEVTEGREERIKLAEAEQRARSLVKYLEETS; from the coding sequence ATGAAAGGTTCCGGAACGATCCATATCGGCACATCGGGATGGCACTACCATCACTGGAAGGGGCCATTCTATCCGGACTACCTTTCCGCTGAAGATATGCTTCCTTACTACTCCGGCCGTTTCCATACCGTGGAAATCAACAACTCTTTCTACCGGCTTCCTAAGAAAACAACCCTTGAACGATGGAAAGAGACCGTACCGCCCGACTTTGTTTTTTCTCTGAAAGCAAGCCGCTACATCACTCACATGAAGAAGCTCAAGGATCCCTCCAAAGGGGTCCCCCCTCTGCTCGAGGCTGCAGGCGTGTTAGGAGAGAAATTGGGCCCCGTCCTGTTTCAATTGCCTCCGCGCTGGCGTATGAATCCTGAAAGACTCGATCCATTTCTGCAATTTCTCTCGAGTGATTTCCGGTACGCCTTTGAATTCCGTGATCCGAGCTGGTTCGCCGATGCCGTTTATGAAACACTGGCGAAACATGGAGCGGCCTTTTGTATCTATCATATGGAAGAGCGCCTCTCTCCCAAAGAGGTGACCGAAGGCCGAGAGGAACGAATCAAGCTCGCGGAAGCGGAGCAGAGAGCCCGATCACTGGTCAAGTATCTCGAGGAGACCAGCTGA
- a CDS encoding DUF1207 domain-containing protein, translating into MILLLCCWASISAVQAAQPSDEFIRGYATAIIAEHFPSGVKTIRVYDGVIYMEGGSLGETEKSEIQKILLSVEGVTRVEFVADRTEAVVRQSEEQLPLFLPSQPLFQALLADPRWPHFSISYQHYLGNDLLRNVAAAGFGESIGIYRFQGPWDSTMELGVHAGVFSIFDMSAQSFDLINADYLFGIPITLKKGDFTNMFRIFHQSSHLGDEFLLRGETDERINLSYEGVDNLLSYHLPAGFRIYAGGGYLIRKSPSDLDPWSTQAGLEFRSPATWLEGALRPVASVDVQNRQETNWITDISVRTGIQLENPNFLSRKVLLLLEYYNGKSPNGQFYEHSIEFLGIGVHLFF; encoded by the coding sequence TTGATCCTGCTGTTATGCTGCTGGGCCTCAATTTCGGCGGTTCAGGCGGCTCAACCCAGTGACGAATTTATCCGCGGTTATGCAACCGCAATCATTGCCGAACACTTCCCGTCAGGTGTTAAAACCATTCGGGTGTACGACGGGGTAATTTATATGGAAGGCGGCAGCTTAGGTGAAACGGAGAAATCGGAAATACAGAAGATCCTTCTAAGTGTTGAAGGCGTCACAAGAGTTGAATTTGTCGCTGATAGAACTGAAGCCGTTGTCCGACAATCAGAAGAACAACTGCCGCTGTTCTTACCCAGCCAGCCGCTCTTCCAGGCCCTGCTGGCGGACCCGCGTTGGCCGCATTTTTCGATCTCCTACCAACATTACCTGGGCAATGATCTGCTGAGAAACGTTGCCGCCGCCGGCTTTGGGGAGTCGATCGGCATCTACAGATTTCAAGGTCCCTGGGATTCGACCATGGAGCTTGGGGTCCACGCCGGTGTATTTTCCATTTTTGATATGAGCGCCCAGTCATTCGACCTGATCAATGCCGATTATCTGTTCGGAATTCCAATCACCCTGAAAAAAGGCGACTTCACCAATATGTTCCGAATCTTCCACCAAAGCTCCCACTTGGGGGATGAATTTCTTTTGCGCGGTGAGACGGATGAACGCATTAACTTAAGCTATGAAGGCGTCGACAACCTTCTTTCCTATCACCTGCCCGCCGGTTTTCGCATCTACGCCGGAGGGGGCTATCTCATACGTAAGTCCCCCTCGGATCTGGATCCATGGTCTACGCAAGCCGGACTGGAATTTCGCAGTCCCGCGACATGGCTTGAGGGCGCGTTGCGGCCCGTAGCGAGTGTAGATGTACAAAATCGTCAGGAGACTAACTGGATCACGGACATCTCAGTACGTACTGGAATTCAGCTTGAGAACCCCAATTTTCTGAGTCGAAAGGTTCTTCTGCTGCTCGAGTATTACAACGGTAAATCCCCTAATGGACAATTTTATGAACACAGCATTGAATTTCTCGGCATCGGCGTCCATCTGTTCTTTTAA
- a CDS encoding cation transporting ATPase C-terminal domain-containing protein, translated as MQESMNTWINWKSRKSKRNRISRQSHWLSVPLLLVALYLPGVSTALHTVSIGANGWGLLFGISLVTLLIGQGIKQFMPGASIKNP; from the coding sequence ATGCAAGAATCAATGAACACCTGGATCAACTGGAAAAGTAGGAAGAGCAAACGGAACCGGATAAGCCGCCAGAGTCATTGGCTCTCTGTTCCACTGCTTCTCGTAGCGCTCTACCTTCCGGGCGTTTCCACGGCCCTCCATACGGTCTCTATTGGAGCGAATGGATGGGGCCTCCTCTTCGGAATAAGCCTGGTCACCCTGCTGATTGGACAGGGCATAAAGCAATTCATGCCCGGCGCGTCGATCAAGAACCCGTAA
- a CDS encoding TraR/DksA C4-type zinc finger protein produces MSQSMRKPCWRGGTMVKKRDFGHLREALERRRNEIFGLRGSIDESWKGLQEGEVEYEETASKSAMSLSLEQLDERETREIEAIDLALRRIETGDYGICLSCGKSISPGRLEAIPWTSVCTRCAAEGEGKPALVVALEKTGADLPQEYEGMSDDELTAVIYDELEIDGRVEREDLDIKVCDGVVHLRGALPSGTSHQILLEILQDNMGLQEIEDRLRIEELPWQKDDRETPERKKTKLEEAFQGEDIEEDVVHSLKSGKPLSPPDEFVPEKEER; encoded by the coding sequence ATGAGTCAATCCATGCGAAAGCCTTGTTGGAGAGGAGGAACGATGGTTAAGAAAAGAGATTTTGGGCACTTAAGAGAAGCGCTTGAAAGGAGACGCAACGAGATTTTTGGGCTTCGGGGCAGCATAGACGAGTCGTGGAAAGGACTTCAGGAGGGAGAAGTGGAGTACGAGGAAACCGCGTCAAAGAGCGCCATGTCTCTGAGTCTCGAACAGTTGGACGAACGTGAAACCCGGGAAATCGAAGCCATCGACCTGGCCTTGCGCCGAATCGAGACGGGCGATTACGGAATATGCCTGTCTTGTGGTAAGTCTATTTCTCCGGGCCGTCTGGAGGCCATACCGTGGACGTCTGTCTGTACCCGATGCGCAGCCGAAGGGGAAGGGAAGCCCGCCTTGGTGGTAGCCTTGGAAAAGACCGGAGCGGATCTTCCTCAGGAATACGAGGGAATGTCCGACGATGAATTGACAGCCGTCATCTATGACGAACTGGAGATCGACGGCCGCGTGGAGCGTGAAGATCTTGATATAAAGGTGTGCGACGGTGTCGTCCATCTTAGGGGGGCTCTCCCGAGCGGGACTTCGCACCAAATCCTTCTTGAAATCCTGCAGGACAATATGGGCCTTCAGGAGATCGAAGACCGCCTTCGCATTGAGGAACTCCCGTGGCAAAAAGACGATCGCGAGACGCCGGAACGGAAGAAGACAAAGCTCGAGGAAGCGTTCCAGGGCGAGGACATTGAAGAAGACGTGGTTCATTCGCTTAAGTCCGGAAAACCACTCAGCCCACCGGACGAATTTGTCCCGGAAAAGGAAGAAAGGTAA
- a CDS encoding universal stress protein, giving the protein MSGMEGKLSVQRIVVALDASPRSLEVIETATSLAARLSSEIMGLFVEDINLLRVADLPFTQEVSTFSSGRRSLDRPELERQFRAQAGWMRQALERAAESKHLPWKFRVVRGSVAGELLAAGAEAELLILGKIGRSLMQKRRIGSTVRMLILERSGLTLVLQEGRELATPVVVIYDGSPGSQKALAVAGGLVETNQTSLLVIALADDESSAPKLRGDLAEKLRDLGLIADIRLLINPSLEGLAEVVRMQSAGPVVIPCGPRLLQNEALCSLVNEIPNPVLILR; this is encoded by the coding sequence AGCGAATCGTGGTGGCCTTGGATGCCTCTCCCCGGAGTCTGGAGGTGATCGAGACGGCGACCAGCCTTGCGGCTCGACTGAGTTCGGAGATCATGGGGCTGTTTGTCGAGGACATCAACCTGCTGAGGGTAGCCGACCTGCCGTTCACCCAAGAAGTCAGCACCTTCTCATCCGGTCGGCGTTCACTGGACCGGCCGGAACTCGAACGCCAGTTTCGCGCCCAGGCCGGCTGGATGCGTCAAGCCCTGGAACGAGCCGCGGAAAGCAAGCATCTCCCCTGGAAATTCAGGGTTGTCCGGGGTTCGGTTGCCGGAGAGCTGCTTGCGGCCGGGGCTGAAGCCGAACTGCTCATTTTGGGCAAGATCGGCAGATCCTTGATGCAAAAGCGTCGCATCGGCTCGACGGTGCGAATGCTGATACTCGAGAGATCCGGTCTCACTCTGGTGCTCCAGGAAGGTAGAGAGTTGGCCACCCCTGTCGTGGTTATATACGACGGTTCTCCCGGTTCCCAAAAAGCATTGGCTGTGGCCGGCGGACTCGTGGAAACCAACCAGACAAGCCTATTGGTGATCGCATTGGCCGATGATGAATCCTCCGCCCCGAAGCTCAGAGGCGACTTGGCGGAGAAGCTGAGGGATCTGGGGCTGATAGCGGACATTCGACTACTCATCAACCCGAGTCTCGAGGGCCTCGCCGAGGTGGTGCGGATGCAAAGCGCCGGTCCCGTCGTCATTCCCTGTGGTCCGCGGTTGCTGCAAAACGAGGCTTTGTGCTCGCTGGTGAACGAGATCCCCAATCCGGTGCTGATCTTACGTTAA
- a CDS encoding thiamine-binding protein, whose translation MLFELNIISSGQTSQKKGEIAEAMKMLDGSGFHYLLTPSGACIEGDWEEVMTLIAQCHDHRREPSSHVITKVKVENDRDGRNRLTLNVQSVAADGKLEYAPLVL comes from the coding sequence GTGCTATTCGAACTGAACATCATTTCATCAGGACAAACCAGCCAAAAGAAGGGAGAGATTGCCGAAGCCATGAAGATGCTCGACGGTTCGGGGTTTCACTATCTGTTGACGCCTTCCGGCGCTTGCATCGAGGGGGATTGGGAGGAAGTCATGACTCTCATCGCACAGTGCCATGACCACAGGAGGGAGCCGTCTTCTCATGTAATTACCAAGGTCAAGGTCGAGAACGACAGGGACGGTAGGAACCGACTGACGCTGAACGTACAGTCCGTTGCCGCAGACGGAAAGTTGGAGTACGCTCCCCTTGTTCTCTGA